GGTGCGTCGAAACAGATCTACGCCGATTTCTTGCCTCAAACGTTTTAGTTGAAGGCTGACTGCAGGTTGGGTGAGGTGTAATTTCTTTGCCGCGCGCGAAATGTTGCCCTCTTGGGCAACTGCCACAAAGGAGTTGAGGATACGGATATCAGAAACGGGCTTCATATAAATTACACTTATATCATTTGAGTAGATTAGTCATTGGATTTTTGGAAGCCATTTCCCGAAGATGGCATCAAGCCAAGGAGGAGGCATCCATGACAACCACAGAAATAGGCCATTTCATCAACGGCGAGGCCTTCGCTGGTACGCGCAAAAACACGCAGGACGTATTCAACCCTGCAACGGGTACACTGACTGGCAAGGTCGATCTGGCATCTGCTTCGGAGGTGGACAAAGCCGTCTCTGCTGCCAAGGCCGCGTTTCCTGCCTGGTCAGACATGCCTCCGATCCGGCGCGCCCGGTTAATGAACAATTTCTTGAATTTATTAAACAAAAACAAAGATAAGCTGGCTCATTCAATTACGCAAGAGCATGGCAAAGTCTTCACCGATGCACGTGGTGAAGTTGAGCGCGGCATTGATATTGTCGAATTTGCCTGTGGAATGCCCCAGTTGTTGAAAGGTGACTTTACCGATCAAGTTTCTACTGGCATCGACAATTGGACCATGCGCCAACCTCTGGGTGTTGTCGCCGGTGTGACCCCGTTCAACTTTCCAGTCATGGTGCCAATGTGGATGTTCCCCGTCGCGATTGCGGCAGGAAACACCTTTGTCCTCAAGCCCTCACCGACGGATCCAACCCCCTCTTTAATATATGCGGAACTAATGAAAGAGGCCGGGTTCCCGGATGGCGTGTTCAATGTCGTTCAGGGGGATAAGATTGCGGTGGATGCGATTCTGGAGCATCCCGATGTGCAGGCAGTGTCCTTTGTCGGTTCTACCCCGATTGCTAATTATATTTACGAAACCGGCGCACGCCATGGCAAGCGGGTACAGGCATTGGGCGGTGCCAAAAACCATATGCTGGTCATGCCAGATGCTGATCTTGAAAAGGCCGTTGATGCTTTGATGGGCGCGGCCTTTGGGTCTGCGGGCGAACGCTGTATGGCGATTTCCGTGGCGACACTGGTCGGCGACGTGGCCGACAAAATCGTTCCGATGCTCAAGGACCGTCTGGCCAATCTCAAGGTCAAGAACGGTGTCGAAATGGATGCCGAAATGGGTCCGATTGTCACCCATGCAGCCCATGAACGCATCACAGGCTATATCGCCAAGGGCGTAGAAGAAGGTGCGGACCTAGTTGTGGATGGTCGGGGTTTTGCACCCGAAGGCCTGGAAGATGGTTATTGGATGGGCGGCACGCTGTTTGACAATGTCACCTCTGACATGACGATCTACAAGGAAGAGATCTTTGGCCCCGTACTGGCCTGCGTCCGCGTCAAAGATTTTGCGGAAGGCGTGCAGCTGATCAACGATCACGAATTCGGCAATGGTGTCAGTTTGTTCACCCGCGACGGGAATGCGGCACGTGAATTTGGCCGCAAGATTCAGGTCGGCATGGTCGGAATCAATGTACCACTTCCAGTCCCTATGGCCTGGCACGGGTTTGGCGGCTGGAAGAAGAGCCTGTTTGGCGACATGCATGCCTATGGTGAAGAAGGCGTGCGCTTTTACACCAAGCAGAAATCCTTGATGCAACGTTGGCCGGAAAGCATTTCCAAGGGTGCGGAATTCGCCATGCCGGTGGCCAAGTGATCCCAATCGGGAAGAGGGAACACAATGCAAAAACCTGAAGACGAAAAGCTAGAGGGCGGCCCTCTTTCCGGCATCACCGTGCTTGATTTCTCACGCGTGCTGGCAGGGCCCTACTGCACGATGGTTCTGGCGGATCTGGGCGCGCGGGTCATCAAGGTCGAAAAATTCGGGACAGGCGACGATACCCGCGCCTTTCCCCCCTTTATTGATGCAGAAAGCGCGTATTTCATGTGCTTTAACCGTGGCAAGGAAAGCATCGTTCTGGATGTCAAATCTCCACGAGATCGTGAACTGCTCGAGCGGTTGCTAGACACATCCGACGTTTTGGTCGAAAATTTTCGGCCCGGTGTCATGGATCGGTTGGGTTATGGAGCAGAACGCCTGGCGAAGACACATCCCCATTTGATCTATGCTTCGATTTCTGGCTTTGGTCACTCCGGCCCGATGACCGATTTGCCCGGATACGACATGGTGGTTCAGGCCATGGGCGGCGTCATGAGCTTAACTGGCTGGCCGGGCACACGCCCCGCGCGTGTCGGCACAAGCTTTGGTGATCTTGGGGCGGCCCTGTTTGGTGTTATCGGCATCTTGTCAGCGCTTTATAAACGCACCAAAAATGCGCAGGGCGAGCGTGTCGACATTGGCATGCTGGACTGTCAGGCCGCGCTGATGGAAACGGCACTTGCACGCTATGATGTCGAAGGCAAGGTGCCCACCCGTACCGGAGATTGCCACCCGTCGTTGGCACCGTTTGAAACCTTTCAGGCCGAGGACGAACGCTTTGTCATTGCCGCCGGGAATGACCAATTATTTCTGCTGATGGCCGACGCCCTTAACGCACCGGAACTGGCGCTGGCTGCGGATTTTTCGACCAACGATTTGCGCGTGCGCAATCGATCCAAAATGGTCACTGCAATCGAGGCCGTGACATCGAAGAAACCGGTGGCCCATTGGCTCGACGCTTTGAACGAGGCCGGGGTTCCATGCGGCCCAATTAATACGATTGATCGGATTCTGGATCATCCGCAACTTTTGTCCCGCAACATGATCGTGCAGGTCGAAGGTCAGGGCAAAAAGCCGTTCCGGACTGCGGGAAACCCGATCAAGTTGGAGGCCTACAAAGACATTGACCCTAGTCGCCCCCAGGCGGCTCCGGGGTTGAACCAGCACCGCGAGGCTATTCTGGCCGAGAAAATGGCAGACTTTGAAGCCTATGATCAAAATGGCTCGGCCCATGCCAAACACACTGATGAAGCGCCCTCACAAGGCACAAACTGGACCGAGTTAGGTCTGAAAAGCTGACACCAGATTTCGGGATAAAACCAATGGCAACAAGCAAAACAAAACCCAAAGTGGCGTCCGACGCTGCCCCCCAGGCTGTTCAGGAAAAAGGGAGCGCCGCAAAACTCGAACGGGAGGCCTTTGATGAAATCATCGTTGAACGCCGAGACAGTGTCGGCTTGATCACGTTGAACCGCCCCAAGAGCCTCAATGCTCTGAACCTGCAACTGGCTGCGGAGGTCATGCAAACGCTCAAAGACTTTGACGCAGATAACCGGATCGGCGCCGTGGTCATCACCGGCAGCCCGCGCGCCTTTGCCGCTGGTGCCGATATCGAAGAAATGGCAGAAAAGACACTGGTCGAATTGCTCGGAAATGACATTTTCGCCGAGTGGGATCAGATGCGGTTTATCAAGAAACCGGTGATTGCTGCCGTGAGCGGTTTTGCCCTGGGCGGCGGGTTCGAGTTGGCGTTGATGTGCGATTTCATTATCGCCACTACTGATGCACAATTTGGCTTGCCTGAAATCAAGCTGGGTATTTTGCCTGGTATCGGCGGGTCCCAGCGTTTGACAAAGTCAATTGGCAAGTCTCTGGCTATGGATTTGATCTTGACAGGGCGGACAATCGGTGTGGAGGAAGCCAAATGCGCTGGCATCGTCGCACGTGTGGTTCCGCCCGAAGATCTGTTGCAGACCGCATTGGAAGCAGCGCACCAGATCGCAGGTCTGAACGCCCCGGCGGTCGCCATGGCCAAAGAAGCCGTGAACAATGCTTTTGAAACAGGCCTATCTGCTGGCGTGTTGCACGAACGCCGTTTGTTTCAGGCCGCGTTTGCCACCGAGGGACAAAAAGAAGGCATGGCGGCTTTTATCGCCAAACGCGCACCCGTCTTTCGCAATCGCTGAGTTTGGTAAGGACGATAGAGATGTCTAATATCCGCGTCGAAAAACAAGGTCGGGTTGGGCTAATCGGTCTGGACCGCCCCAAGGCCATGAACGCTCTGAATCTGGACATGATACGCGATCTTGATGCGGCTCTGGACCGGTTTCAAACGGACCCAGACATCCATTGTGTGGTGTTGAATTCGGCAAACGAGCGCGCCTTTTGCGCCGGTGGTGATATGCGCCGGGTGCGCGAATTGGTTCTGGAAGGACAGTTTGAAGAGGCCGAGACTTTTTTTCGCGAAGAATATGCGTTGATCGAAAGGATCGCAGGTTTTGCCAAGCCCTTTGTGTCTCTGATTGACGGTATCTGCATGGGCGGTGGTATGGGGCTTTCGGTGCACGGCACCTATCGCATCGCGACCGAACGTGCGGTGTTTGCCATGCCAGAAACTGCCATCGGCTTTATTCCTGATGTGGGGGGCAGCTATTTCTTGCCACGTATGCCCCATCAATGCGGTATCTGGATGGGATTGACGGGTGCATCGGTGCGGGGGTTCGATGCGCATGGCCTTGGGGTTTCGACGCATATGACAGTGGCAGAATCCTTGCCGCAAATTCTGGACGAGTTGTGCAACAGTAGGCGCGATTTGGAAGATATCTTTTCCGATCTGTGTGCCACATTGGGATACCAGCCCGAAGTGCTGATGCTGGCTGAAACCACCATGTGTTTTGATCAGCCAACGCTTTGTTCGATTTTGGATTGTCTGAAACAGTACCAAACCAAGTCACAAAACAGAGCCCTGGAAGCTCTCAAAAGCGCCTCACCTCGCAGCCTTCAAGAAACTTTGACACTGCTTCGAAACGGACAGGAACGAACGCTCTCAGAGTGCCTGAAACAGGAATACGAAGCCATATGCCTGGCGATCCGTCACCCCGACCTGGCCGAAGGTGTGCGTGCGGTGTTGGTCGACAAGGACCACAAGCCAAATTGGTCCTCCTGAAAGAATTGAAGCGACACATCGGAACGTGTCCTCGTGATAAAGAAAAGGTAGATAGATGACCCAAGGTACGGAAAAATTTGACTATGTTATCGTGGGTGGGGGTTCGGCCGGGTGTGTGTTGGCAAATCGCCTGTCGGAAAACCCGAAAAACAAAGTTCTGCTTTTGGAGGCTGGTGGGAAAGATAACTACATTTGGATCCACATCCCGGTTGGCTATCTATACTGCATGGGCAATCCAAGAACGGATTGGGGGTTCCAGACCAACAAGCAGGATGGATTGAATGGCCGGGCATTAAACTATCCGCGCGGGCGTGTCTTGGGGGGCTGTTCCTCGATCAACGGCATGATCTATATGCGCGGTCAAGCACAGGATTATAGCACCTGGCAACAAATGGGAAATACCGGCTGGGGTTGGGATGACGTTCTCCCGTATTTCAAAAAGTCGGAAGATTACTATGCAGGCGCGGATGATATGCACGGTGCCGGTGGCGAATGGCGGGTTGAAGAGCAACGTCTAACTTGGGAAATCCTTGATGCCTATCGCGACGCCGCTGCAGAAGCGGGCATTGCCAAGGTCGAGGATTTCAATTGTGGCGACAACGAAGGTTCTGCCTATTTCCGGGTCAACCAACGTCGCGGATGGCGTTGGAACACCTCTAAGGGGTTCCTTCGGCCAGCGCAAAAGCGGCCCAACCTTAAGGTCGTAACCAATGCACAGGCGCAGCGCGTGTTGTTTGAGGGCAAACGCGCAGTCGGGGTCGAGGTTGAACTCAATGGCAAAGCCATCCAGTACAGGACACAAGGCGAGGTAATCCTTTCGGCCGGTGCGGTCGGATCGCCACAGCTTTTGGAACTGTCAGGAATTGGCAACCCCACTCACCTTCGCAAACATGGCATAGATGTGGTGCACCAAAATGACTCGGTTGGCGAAAACCTGCAGGACCATTTGCAACTGCGGGCGGCGTTTCGTGTTGAGGGCGTCAAAACACTGAACCAGCGGGCTGGTTCATTATTGGGTAAAATGGGGATCGGGCTTGAATACATACTGAAACGCTCTGGCCCCATGTCTATGGCACCAAGTCAGCTTGGCATTTTCGCAAAATCCGGTCCCGAAGTGGAAACCGCAGATCTCGAATTTCATGTTCAGCCCTTGTCGCTGGAGAAATTTGGCGATCCGCTGCACCCCTTCCCCGCCTTCACTGCCAGCGTTGTGCCGCTTCGCCCGACCAGCCGCGGGTCGATCCACATTTCTTCTGGCGACCCCAAAGCTCATCCCTCCATTGATCCCAATTACCTGAACACCGAAACCGACAAGATGGTTGCGGTGCGTGCCATTCGTCTCGCGCGTGAAATTGCCGGCCAAGACGTCATGCGTAAATACAACCCGTCTGAAATCAAGCCCGGTGCCGCCTATCAGTCTGATGAGGATCTGGTCAAGGTTGCTGGCGATATTGGCACGACAATCTTTCACCCGGTCGGCACCTGCCGCATGGGGCCGGATGCCGGCGCGGTTGTTGATCCGGAATTGTGTGTCAAAGGGGTCGCAGGACTGCGTGTCGTCGATGCATCGGTGATGCCGACGATCACCTCAGGCAACACCAACTCCCCGACAATCATGATCGCAGAGAAGGCCGCGAGCTATATTTCACAGAAATAACTTCTGTGAAATATTCCAAGAAGGATGTAGCAGCAGCTATCTGGAGACAGGCACGTCCAGAGGCTTTGAAGTGGTCCCCCAAAACCTTATGGCTTTGGGTCCGAAAAGAACACCGTGGCCTTTTAAAATCTCACGCTCCTCCTTGAAAACTGGGCTCACAGAGGTGGATTCTGGCAGGGGGCAGGATCGTACCACAAGCCGAAATGACTGCTCTCATAGAAGAGGTTGTCGCCAATCGCTGCCGTCTTGTGAACGGCGGAGCTATACTCGGCCACGGTAGCGGCGGCAAAGTGCGGTCGCGAGCGGCGTAAAAGTCGGCCGCTTTTGCCCTTTCATTTGATGGGAGGGCTTGGGGATATTCACTGTGAAAGGTATTTGAAGGTTCGTCACGCTCATTTTGAAGAAGGTTTGAGTGGTCATCAGATTTCTCATGATTTTGGGATCAGCCGGGACAGTGTTGCGAAGATGTTGGCGTACTCGGAACCGCCAGGGTATCGGCGCACTGCACCGATCAAGCGGCCAAAGCTTGATCATTACACAGACCAGATTGATAGCTGGTTGGCAGAAGACAAGACCCGCCCGCGCAAACAGCGCCATACAGCCAAGAAGATAATTGAACGATTGCGCCATGAATGCCGATTTGATGGCGGATATACGATTGTCAAAGACTATGTGCGTGCGCAAAAGCGCGGCTCGCGGGAGATGTTTGTGACGCTGAGCCATCCTCCAGGGCATGGTCAAGCTGACTTT
This is a stretch of genomic DNA from Cognatishimia sp. WU-CL00825. It encodes these proteins:
- a CDS encoding CoA transferase, with amino-acid sequence MQKPEDEKLEGGPLSGITVLDFSRVLAGPYCTMVLADLGARVIKVEKFGTGDDTRAFPPFIDAESAYFMCFNRGKESIVLDVKSPRDRELLERLLDTSDVLVENFRPGVMDRLGYGAERLAKTHPHLIYASISGFGHSGPMTDLPGYDMVVQAMGGVMSLTGWPGTRPARVGTSFGDLGAALFGVIGILSALYKRTKNAQGERVDIGMLDCQAALMETALARYDVEGKVPTRTGDCHPSLAPFETFQAEDERFVIAAGNDQLFLLMADALNAPELALAADFSTNDLRVRNRSKMVTAIEAVTSKKPVAHWLDALNEAGVPCGPINTIDRILDHPQLLSRNMIVQVEGQGKKPFRTAGNPIKLEAYKDIDPSRPQAAPGLNQHREAILAEKMADFEAYDQNGSAHAKHTDEAPSQGTNWTELGLKS
- a CDS encoding enoyl-CoA hydratase/isomerase family protein, which produces MSNIRVEKQGRVGLIGLDRPKAMNALNLDMIRDLDAALDRFQTDPDIHCVVLNSANERAFCAGGDMRRVRELVLEGQFEEAETFFREEYALIERIAGFAKPFVSLIDGICMGGGMGLSVHGTYRIATERAVFAMPETAIGFIPDVGGSYFLPRMPHQCGIWMGLTGASVRGFDAHGLGVSTHMTVAESLPQILDELCNSRRDLEDIFSDLCATLGYQPEVLMLAETTMCFDQPTLCSILDCLKQYQTKSQNRALEALKSASPRSLQETLTLLRNGQERTLSECLKQEYEAICLAIRHPDLAEGVRAVLVDKDHKPNWSS
- a CDS encoding CoA-acylating methylmalonate-semialdehyde dehydrogenase, whose amino-acid sequence is MTTTEIGHFINGEAFAGTRKNTQDVFNPATGTLTGKVDLASASEVDKAVSAAKAAFPAWSDMPPIRRARLMNNFLNLLNKNKDKLAHSITQEHGKVFTDARGEVERGIDIVEFACGMPQLLKGDFTDQVSTGIDNWTMRQPLGVVAGVTPFNFPVMVPMWMFPVAIAAGNTFVLKPSPTDPTPSLIYAELMKEAGFPDGVFNVVQGDKIAVDAILEHPDVQAVSFVGSTPIANYIYETGARHGKRVQALGGAKNHMLVMPDADLEKAVDALMGAAFGSAGERCMAISVATLVGDVADKIVPMLKDRLANLKVKNGVEMDAEMGPIVTHAAHERITGYIAKGVEEGADLVVDGRGFAPEGLEDGYWMGGTLFDNVTSDMTIYKEEIFGPVLACVRVKDFAEGVQLINDHEFGNGVSLFTRDGNAAREFGRKIQVGMVGINVPLPVPMAWHGFGGWKKSLFGDMHAYGEEGVRFYTKQKSLMQRWPESISKGAEFAMPVAK
- a CDS encoding GMC family oxidoreductase N-terminal domain-containing protein → MTQGTEKFDYVIVGGGSAGCVLANRLSENPKNKVLLLEAGGKDNYIWIHIPVGYLYCMGNPRTDWGFQTNKQDGLNGRALNYPRGRVLGGCSSINGMIYMRGQAQDYSTWQQMGNTGWGWDDVLPYFKKSEDYYAGADDMHGAGGEWRVEEQRLTWEILDAYRDAAAEAGIAKVEDFNCGDNEGSAYFRVNQRRGWRWNTSKGFLRPAQKRPNLKVVTNAQAQRVLFEGKRAVGVEVELNGKAIQYRTQGEVILSAGAVGSPQLLELSGIGNPTHLRKHGIDVVHQNDSVGENLQDHLQLRAAFRVEGVKTLNQRAGSLLGKMGIGLEYILKRSGPMSMAPSQLGIFAKSGPEVETADLEFHVQPLSLEKFGDPLHPFPAFTASVVPLRPTSRGSIHISSGDPKAHPSIDPNYLNTETDKMVAVRAIRLAREIAGQDVMRKYNPSEIKPGAAYQSDEDLVKVAGDIGTTIFHPVGTCRMGPDAGAVVDPELCVKGVAGLRVVDASVMPTITSGNTNSPTIMIAEKAASYISQK
- a CDS encoding enoyl-CoA hydratase-related protein; this encodes MATSKTKPKVASDAAPQAVQEKGSAAKLEREAFDEIIVERRDSVGLITLNRPKSLNALNLQLAAEVMQTLKDFDADNRIGAVVITGSPRAFAAGADIEEMAEKTLVELLGNDIFAEWDQMRFIKKPVIAAVSGFALGGGFELALMCDFIIATTDAQFGLPEIKLGILPGIGGSQRLTKSIGKSLAMDLILTGRTIGVEEAKCAGIVARVVPPEDLLQTALEAAHQIAGLNAPAVAMAKEAVNNAFETGLSAGVLHERRLFQAAFATEGQKEGMAAFIAKRAPVFRNR